A portion of the Achromobacter sp. MFA1 R4 genome contains these proteins:
- a CDS encoding MFS transporter, with translation MSVATGLAVASNYYAQPLLHTIGQQFAISNATAGAIVTTAQLSYAVGLMLLVPLGDMFERRALIVLMNVLAAGGLLISAFATNIAVLILGTALTGMLSVVAQILVPFAATLAAPHERGKAVGTVMSGLLLGILLARTAAGALADVGSWRTVYWVAAILMLCMSGVLWRVLPRYQSPTAMSYPQLLGSILRMFVEEPLFRARSLIGGLLFAAFSMLWTPLTFLLSGPPYEYSNTTIGLFGLAGAAGAYAANRFGRLADRGLGNLATRVGLLLLLGSWGLMAFGQVSVIALLAGILVQDLAIQGVHVTNTSSIYRLRPEARSRLTAGYVTCYFIGGASGSLVSSWLYAHFGWPAVVTAGAVLAAVTLAYGALAPSARIPETPPAPARA, from the coding sequence ATGTCCGTGGCCACCGGCCTGGCCGTCGCCAGCAATTACTACGCGCAGCCGCTGCTGCACACCATCGGCCAGCAGTTCGCGATCTCGAACGCCACGGCCGGCGCCATCGTCACCACCGCGCAACTGAGCTACGCGGTGGGGCTGATGCTGCTGGTGCCGCTGGGCGACATGTTCGAGCGCCGCGCGCTGATCGTGCTGATGAACGTCCTGGCCGCGGGCGGGCTGCTGATTTCCGCCTTCGCCACGAACATCGCGGTACTCATCCTGGGCACGGCGCTGACCGGCATGCTGTCCGTCGTGGCCCAGATCCTCGTGCCCTTCGCCGCCACCCTCGCGGCCCCGCATGAGCGCGGCAAGGCCGTCGGCACCGTCATGAGCGGGCTGCTGCTGGGCATCCTGCTGGCCCGCACCGCCGCCGGCGCGCTGGCCGACGTGGGCAGTTGGCGCACGGTGTACTGGGTGGCCGCCATCCTGATGCTGTGCATGTCCGGGGTCCTGTGGCGGGTGCTGCCCCGCTACCAGAGCCCCACGGCGATGAGCTATCCGCAACTGCTGGGCTCGATTCTGCGCATGTTCGTCGAGGAACCGCTGTTCCGCGCCCGGTCCCTTATCGGCGGGCTGCTGTTCGCCGCCTTCAGCATGCTATGGACGCCGCTCACCTTCCTGTTGTCCGGCCCGCCCTATGAATACAGCAACACCACCATCGGCCTGTTCGGCCTGGCGGGCGCGGCCGGCGCCTATGCCGCCAACCGCTTCGGACGCCTGGCCGACCGGGGCCTGGGCAATCTTGCCACCCGCGTGGGCCTGTTGCTGCTTTTGGGTTCCTGGGGACTGATGGCGTTCGGCCAGGTTTCGGTGATCGCCCTGCTGGCCGGCATCCTGGTGCAGGATCTGGCGATCCAGGGCGTCCATGTCACCAATACCAGTTCCATCTACCGCCTGCGGCCCGAGGCGCGCAGCCGCCTGACGGCCGGCTACGTCACCTGCTACTTCATCGGCGGGGCGTCCGGTTCGCTGGTATCGTCCTGGCTCTACGCCCATTTCGGGTGGCCCGCCGTGGTGACCGCGGGCGCCGTGCTGGCGGCCGTGACGCTGGCGTATGGCGCCCTCGCGCCCAGTGCGCGCATCCCGGAAACGCCCCCGGCGCCTGCCCGCGCCTAG
- a CDS encoding MarR family winged helix-turn-helix transcriptional regulator — protein sequence MNDLVDQVISQWTTQCPTQDFAAMSVVARLFRLNAFATRNVNRSFRQHNLHQGEFDVLATLYRSGAPHAMNPQKLVEALLLTSGAMTNRLDRLEQAGLLVRNPNPQDRRGIIVSLTAEGLRLIKVVLKEYLTDLNELLDPLSAAERRQLAGLLKKLLLKQDQDTPGSVGA from the coding sequence ATGAATGATCTCGTCGACCAGGTGATTTCGCAGTGGACTACGCAGTGCCCCACGCAGGACTTCGCCGCCATGTCGGTCGTTGCGCGCCTGTTCCGCCTGAACGCGTTCGCCACCCGCAACGTCAACCGCTCGTTCCGCCAGCACAACCTGCACCAGGGCGAGTTCGATGTGCTTGCCACGCTCTACCGCAGCGGCGCGCCCCACGCGATGAATCCGCAGAAACTCGTCGAGGCCCTGCTGCTCACGTCCGGCGCCATGACCAACCGCCTGGACCGGCTGGAACAGGCGGGTCTCTTGGTGCGCAATCCCAATCCGCAGGACCGGCGCGGCATCATCGTGTCGCTCACCGCCGAAGGCCTGCGCCTGATCAAGGTCGTGCTCAAGGAATACCTGACGGACCTGAATGAACTGCTGGACCCGCTGTCCGCCGCCGAGCGCCGGCAGTTGGCCGGGCTCTTGAAAAAGCTGCTGCTCAAGCAGGACCAGGACACCCCCGGCAGCGTCGGCGCCTGA
- a CDS encoding D-alanyl-D-alanine carboxypeptidase family protein, translated as MLMKKLAASLLVATACISGAMAQSMPAPALSAKAWLLLDETSGQVIASHAATSRIEPASLTKIMTAYVVFDALTKKELTASQLVTISTRAWKVPAGSSKMFLEPNSKVSVDDLLRGLMIQSGNDAAIALAEAVSGSVEAFVARMNDTAARLGLHATHFASPHGLPDPGTYSTASDLSILATRFIRDFPQLYKTYDSARQFTFNKITQSNRNRLLWLDPSVDGLKTGHTDSAGYCIIATARRANGDDQRRLITVVVGTASDKLRTQESRELLEWGFQGFNTIKLYARGQAVASPEVWKGESDSLKAGFSRDAYVTVPAGAKVESVWAPQAPLIAPIAAQSTVGELRVMVDGKPAMHFPVVALEPVAEAGIAGRAWDSIRLWWRGSQG; from the coding sequence ATGTTGATGAAGAAGTTGGCGGCGAGCCTGCTCGTTGCGACCGCTTGTATATCCGGCGCCATGGCGCAATCGATGCCCGCGCCGGCGCTGTCGGCCAAGGCCTGGCTGCTGCTGGACGAAACCAGCGGGCAGGTCATTGCGTCGCACGCGGCCACGTCGCGCATCGAGCCGGCGTCCTTGACCAAGATCATGACGGCCTACGTCGTGTTCGACGCGCTGACGAAGAAAGAGCTGACGGCCAGCCAATTGGTCACGATTTCGACGCGGGCGTGGAAGGTGCCGGCGGGCAGTTCGAAGATGTTCCTGGAGCCCAATTCGAAGGTGAGCGTGGACGACCTGCTGCGCGGGCTGATGATCCAGTCGGGCAATGATGCGGCCATCGCGCTGGCCGAGGCCGTGTCGGGCAGCGTCGAGGCCTTTGTCGCGCGGATGAACGACACCGCGGCCCGGCTGGGCCTGCACGCCACGCATTTCGCCAGTCCGCATGGATTGCCGGACCCCGGCACGTATTCCACCGCGAGCGACCTGTCGATCCTGGCCACGCGCTTCATCCGCGATTTTCCGCAGCTCTACAAGACTTACGATTCGGCCAGGCAATTCACGTTCAACAAGATCACGCAGTCCAACCGCAACCGCCTGCTGTGGCTGGATCCCAGCGTGGACGGCCTGAAGACCGGGCATACGGATTCGGCCGGATATTGCATCATCGCCACGGCGCGGCGGGCCAATGGCGACGATCAGCGCCGGCTCATCACCGTGGTGGTCGGCACCGCATCCGACAAGCTGCGCACGCAGGAAAGCCGCGAGTTGCTGGAGTGGGGCTTCCAGGGGTTCAATACCATCAAGCTCTATGCGCGCGGACAGGCCGTGGCCTCGCCGGAGGTCTGGAAGGGCGAGAGCGACAGCCTGAAGGCCGGTTTCTCGCGCGACGCCTACGTGACGGTGCCCGCGGGCGCCAAGGTCGAGTCCGTGTGGGCGCCGCAGGCGCCGCTGATCGCGCCGATCGCGGCGCAGTCCACGGTGGGCGAGTTGCGCGTCATGGTGGACGGCAAGCCGGCGATGCATTTCCCGGTGGTGGCGCTGGAGCCGGTGGCCGAGGCGGGCATCGCGGGGCGTGCATGGGATTCCATCCGGCTGTGGTGGCGCGGTTCGCAGGGATAA
- a CDS encoding ABC transporter ATP-binding protein, translating into MSPAAPLLQVRNLRKSFGGIEALADVSFTLEAGQMLALIGPNGAGKSTCFNVLGGQLRPDSGSVLLDGQELVGLSAARICRLGVGRSFQTAATFRSMTVLENIQTALLSRDRLLFNPWRRATRHAAAEAMALLSQVHMADKAYEACGTLAYGDVKRVELAMALAHQPRLLLMDEPTAGMATNERHALMRLTRELADQQRIAVLFTEHSLDVVFKHADRIAVLVRGGLLAEGAPAAIAGNERVKAAYLGTEAPLDA; encoded by the coding sequence ATGAGCCCCGCCGCCCCCCTGCTGCAGGTGCGCAACCTGCGCAAGTCCTTCGGCGGCATCGAGGCGCTGGCGGACGTCTCCTTCACGCTCGAAGCCGGCCAGATGCTGGCCTTGATCGGGCCGAACGGCGCGGGCAAGTCGACCTGCTTCAACGTGCTGGGCGGCCAGTTGCGGCCGGATTCGGGATCGGTGCTGCTGGACGGCCAGGAGCTCGTCGGCCTGTCGGCCGCGCGCATCTGCCGGCTGGGCGTCGGCCGCAGCTTCCAGACCGCGGCCACGTTCCGGTCGATGACCGTGCTCGAAAACATCCAGACCGCCCTGTTGTCGCGCGACCGCCTGCTCTTCAATCCATGGCGCCGCGCCACCCGCCACGCCGCCGCCGAAGCGATGGCGCTGCTGTCGCAGGTGCACATGGCCGACAAGGCGTACGAGGCTTGCGGCACCCTGGCCTACGGCGACGTCAAGCGTGTCGAACTGGCGATGGCGTTGGCCCACCAGCCGCGCCTGCTGCTCATGGACGAACCGACGGCAGGCATGGCCACCAACGAGCGCCATGCGCTGATGCGCCTGACCCGCGAATTGGCCGACCAGCAACGTATCGCCGTCCTGTTCACCGAGCACAGCCTGGACGTCGTGTTCAAGCACGCCGACCGCATTGCCGTGCTGGTGCGCGGGGGCCTCTTGGCCGAAGGCGCGCCGGCGGCGATCGCCGGAAACGAACGGGTCAAGGCCGCCTACCTGGGCACCGAGGCGCCGCTGGACGCCTGA
- a CDS encoding HU family DNA-binding protein: protein MATKAKAPAKKVTKTAVKAPAKKATAAKPAVKPAAKKVVAAKKVAAAPKAIKAAMNKTQLIAYIVEQSGVEAKSVKAVLASLETSVLGSVDKKGAGEFTLPGLFKVAVQKVPAKAKRFGKDPFTGEERWFPAKPASVKVKVRPLKKLKDAAQ from the coding sequence ATGGCCACGAAAGCTAAAGCTCCTGCCAAGAAAGTCACCAAGACCGCCGTCAAGGCGCCCGCAAAGAAGGCAACCGCCGCCAAGCCCGCCGTGAAGCCGGCTGCCAAGAAGGTCGTCGCCGCCAAGAAGGTCGCTGCCGCCCCCAAGGCCATCAAGGCTGCGATGAACAAGACCCAGCTCATCGCCTACATCGTTGAGCAATCCGGCGTCGAAGCCAAGTCGGTCAAGGCCGTTCTGGCCAGCCTGGAAACCTCGGTGCTGGGCTCCGTGGACAAGAAGGGCGCTGGCGAATTCACGCTGCCCGGCCTGTTCAAGGTCGCCGTGCAGAAGGTTCCCGCCAAGGCCAAGCGCTTCGGCAAGGATCCGTTCACGGGTGAAGAGCGCTGGTTCCCCGCCAAGCCGGCTTCGGTCAAGGTGAAGGTTCGCCCGCTCAAGAAGCTGAAGGACGCCGCGCAGTAA
- a CDS encoding SulP family inorganic anion transporter, translating into MPRPGEQDRMMQGGKNIARRLFGPWVDDVNRLTLRADLAAGLLGALLVLPQGVAFATLAGLPPEYGLYSAIVPCIVAALFGSSRHVMSGPTNANSLALFAVLAPLAAAGSPAYIQLALAVTVLVGLMQWLVGALRLGSLAHFISPSALFGFTSGAALLIAVHALKDALGLPASEAHGAGAVLESLATHIGQAHPGAVLVTLVTLGVALLARRLDKRKPYMLLGLAAGTFAAWVFNTLIGSQGGTPVPVLGAIAQPWPPFHVPSVDWRALPDLLSLAFALTIVALAQSISIAKAVASRSGQRIDANREFVGQGLSNIVGGLFSSYLSCGSLNRSIPNFEAGAKTPLASVFSALLLMLLVAVSAPLLALIPHAAISGLLLLVAWTLLDLPRWRQLLRTQRGECAIAGATLAATIAIRMEVAILLGTVLSLMVYLHRTSRPAMRTMGFDSRGLERRFVVLEHQPDALPECPQLKLLRMEGSVYFGAAAHVAQRLHDLRAAPGAPRHLLVMAKSMNFIDLAGAQVWDDELAARRAMGGDLYFHRPRPEVMDMWRRTGFLERLGADHIFPDKATALNTIYGKLDRNICAGCTARIFWECQPERAQDG; encoded by the coding sequence ATGCCGAGGCCCGGAGAACAAGACAGGATGATGCAGGGGGGAAAAAACATAGCGCGCCGGCTTTTCGGCCCGTGGGTGGATGACGTCAACAGGCTGACGCTGCGCGCCGACCTGGCCGCCGGTCTCTTGGGCGCGTTGCTGGTGCTGCCGCAGGGCGTGGCTTTCGCCACGCTGGCGGGCCTGCCGCCGGAATACGGCCTCTATTCGGCCATCGTGCCCTGTATCGTGGCGGCGCTGTTCGGTTCCAGCCGCCATGTGATGTCCGGGCCGACCAATGCGAATTCCCTGGCGCTGTTTGCCGTGCTGGCGCCGTTGGCGGCCGCGGGCAGTCCGGCCTACATCCAGCTTGCGCTCGCCGTGACCGTGCTGGTCGGCCTGATGCAATGGCTGGTTGGCGCATTGCGGCTGGGTTCGCTGGCGCACTTCATCTCGCCGTCGGCGTTGTTCGGCTTTACCAGCGGCGCCGCCCTGTTGATCGCGGTGCATGCGCTGAAGGATGCCTTGGGATTGCCGGCGTCGGAGGCGCATGGCGCGGGCGCGGTGCTGGAAAGCCTGGCCACCCATATCGGACAGGCGCATCCCGGCGCCGTGCTGGTGACGCTGGTGACCCTGGGCGTGGCCTTGCTGGCGCGCAGGCTGGACAAGCGCAAGCCCTACATGCTGCTCGGGCTGGCCGCGGGGACGTTCGCGGCCTGGGTCTTCAATACGCTGATCGGATCGCAAGGCGGGACGCCGGTTCCCGTGCTGGGGGCGATTGCCCAGCCCTGGCCGCCGTTCCACGTGCCCAGCGTCGACTGGCGCGCGCTGCCCGATCTGCTTAGCCTGGCGTTCGCGCTGACCATCGTGGCGCTGGCGCAGTCTATTTCCATTGCCAAGGCGGTGGCCTCGCGTTCAGGGCAGCGCATCGATGCGAACCGCGAGTTCGTGGGGCAGGGCCTGTCGAATATCGTGGGCGGGCTGTTCTCCTCTTATCTGTCCTGCGGTTCGCTCAATCGCTCCATTCCCAACTTCGAGGCCGGCGCCAAGACGCCGCTCGCGTCGGTGTTTTCGGCGCTGTTGCTGATGCTGCTGGTCGCGGTGTCCGCGCCGTTGCTGGCGCTGATTCCGCACGCCGCGATCTCGGGCCTGCTGCTGCTGGTGGCCTGGACGCTGCTGGACCTGCCGCGGTGGCGCCAACTGCTGCGCACGCAGCGCGGCGAGTGCGCCATCGCCGGCGCGACGCTGGCCGCCACCATCGCCATCCGGATGGAGGTCGCGATCCTGCTGGGCACCGTGCTGTCGCTCATGGTGTATCTGCACCGCACGTCGCGGCCGGCGATGCGCACGATGGGCTTCGATTCGCGCGGCCTGGAGCGGCGCTTCGTGGTCCTGGAGCATCAGCCGGACGCCTTGCCGGAGTGCCCCCAACTGAAGCTGCTGCGCATGGAGGGCTCGGTGTATTTCGGCGCGGCCGCGCACGTGGCGCAGCGCCTGCACGATCTGCGCGCGGCCCCTGGCGCGCCGCGCCATCTGCTGGTGATGGCCAAGAGCATGAATTTCATCGACCTGGCCGGCGCGCAGGTGTGGGACGACGAACTGGCCGCCAGGCGCGCCATGGGCGGCGACCTGTACTTTCACCGGCCGCGGCCCGAGGTGATGGACATGTGGCGGCGCACCGGATTCCTGGAGCGGCTGGGCGCTGATCACATCTTTCCGGACAAGGCGACGGCGCTGAACACCATCTACGGCAAGCTGGACCGCAACATCTGCGCGGGGTGCACGGCCAGGATTTTCTGGGAATGCCAGCCCGAGCGTGCGCAGGACGGCTGA
- a CDS encoding hemerythrin domain-containing protein yields the protein MAVSFPGGPAPAPGPDEPLALLSACHGRIARQCATLARLAAHVAAHGSDGAAQTAAASVCRYFDTAAVHHHEDEEDDLFPALIESMAGSDAVCLHALVDGLMADHRRLAGLWGPLRETLSEIAAGRPAPLPPQQVQAFTEAYQAHIRREEDELLPMAARLISDEALAAIGQAMKARRGGEAG from the coding sequence ATGGCAGTGAGCTTTCCTGGCGGGCCCGCCCCGGCGCCGGGTCCTGACGAGCCGCTGGCGCTGCTGTCGGCCTGCCATGGGCGCATTGCGCGCCAATGCGCCACGCTGGCGCGGCTGGCCGCGCACGTGGCGGCGCACGGCAGCGACGGCGCGGCGCAGACGGCCGCCGCGAGCGTGTGCCGTTACTTTGACACCGCAGCCGTGCATCATCACGAAGACGAGGAAGACGATCTGTTCCCGGCCCTGATCGAATCCATGGCCGGGTCGGATGCGGTGTGCCTGCATGCGCTCGTGGACGGCCTGATGGCCGATCACCGGCGACTGGCCGGCTTGTGGGGGCCGCTGCGCGAGACCTTGTCGGAGATCGCGGCGGGACGGCCCGCGCCATTGCCGCCGCAGCAGGTGCAGGCGTTCACCGAGGCGTACCAGGCGCACATCCGGCGCGAAGAGGACGAACTGCTGCCGATGGCGGCGCGGCTGATTTCGGATGAGGCGCTGGCCGCGATCGGCCAGGCCATGAAGGCGCGCCGCGGCGGCGAGGCGGGCTGA
- a CDS encoding ABC transporter permease: protein MNVSGLLLQLLNGLADASALFLVAAGLSLIFGVTRVVNFAHGSFYMLGIYLAWTFTSYFGGGAGYWFGLLLAALATGLIGAAAELLVLKRLYRAPELFQLLATFALVLIIGDLALAVWGPEDLFSARAPGLSGAVQILGRRYPEYDLLLIAAGPVVLGLLWLLLMRTRWGRLLRAAAENRTMLAALGVNQAWLFTSAFTLGAFLAGLGGALAAPRVPATLGLDLEIIASAFVVVVVGGLGSVPGAFLAALLICSVKALFVFLGQVPIGPWVFNLSKLTLLAEFAVMAVVLVVRPWGLLGKPPAPASHAGLPERPIAPAGPRLRLAYGVLLALLALVPVATLHWPYLSILMTEILIAALFAASLHFLTGLAGMTSFGHAAWFGLGAYGAALLLKLAAVPMEAALVLGPFAAAFGALVFGWFCVRLSGVYLAMLTLAVAQILWALTYQWDDVTGGSNGLTGLWPSAWLAQGPWFYYLTLALCTAGVWWLRRLAFSPLGYALRGVRDSDLRAQALGMDTRRIQWAGFVAAAFAAGLAGSLYAFSKGSIAPDVLAVSRSVDGLVMVLLGGIQTLAGPLVGAASYTWLQDAAARSTEYWHAVLGLAILALVMAFPEGLAGAAARLRRRPA, encoded by the coding sequence ATGAATGTTTCCGGGCTGCTGCTGCAGCTGCTCAACGGCCTGGCCGACGCCAGCGCGCTGTTCCTGGTCGCCGCTGGCCTGTCGTTGATCTTCGGCGTGACGCGCGTGGTCAACTTCGCGCACGGCTCGTTCTACATGCTGGGGATCTACCTGGCCTGGACCTTCACCAGCTACTTTGGCGGCGGCGCGGGCTATTGGTTCGGCCTGCTGCTGGCGGCGCTGGCCACCGGCCTGATCGGCGCCGCCGCCGAACTGCTGGTGCTCAAGCGCCTTTACCGGGCGCCTGAACTCTTCCAGCTCCTGGCCACCTTTGCGCTGGTGCTCATCATCGGCGATCTGGCCCTGGCGGTCTGGGGGCCCGAAGACCTCTTCTCCGCCCGCGCGCCGGGCCTGTCCGGCGCGGTGCAGATCCTGGGCCGCCGTTACCCCGAATACGATCTCCTGCTGATCGCCGCCGGCCCCGTGGTGCTGGGCCTGCTGTGGCTGCTGCTCATGCGCACCCGCTGGGGCCGGCTGCTGCGCGCCGCGGCCGAGAACCGCACGATGCTGGCGGCGCTGGGGGTCAACCAGGCCTGGCTGTTCACCTCCGCCTTCACGCTGGGCGCCTTCCTCGCCGGCCTGGGCGGGGCGCTGGCCGCGCCGCGCGTGCCCGCCACGCTGGGGCTGGATCTGGAAATCATCGCCAGCGCCTTCGTGGTGGTGGTCGTGGGCGGCCTCGGGTCGGTGCCGGGCGCCTTTCTGGCGGCGCTGCTGATCTGCTCCGTCAAGGCGCTGTTCGTGTTTCTTGGCCAGGTGCCCATCGGCCCGTGGGTCTTCAACCTGTCCAAGCTCACGCTGCTGGCCGAATTCGCGGTGATGGCGGTGGTGCTGGTGGTGCGGCCGTGGGGGCTGCTGGGCAAACCGCCCGCGCCGGCCTCGCACGCAGGCCTGCCCGAGCGTCCGATTGCGCCGGCCGGCCCGCGCCTGCGGCTGGCCTATGGCGTGCTGCTCGCGCTGTTGGCCCTGGTGCCCGTCGCCACGCTGCACTGGCCGTATCTCAGCATCCTGATGACGGAAATCCTGATCGCCGCGCTGTTTGCCGCCAGCCTGCACTTTCTGACCGGCCTGGCAGGCATGACCTCGTTCGGCCACGCCGCCTGGTTCGGGCTGGGCGCCTACGGCGCCGCGCTGCTCCTGAAGCTGGCCGCCGTCCCGATGGAAGCGGCCCTGGTGCTTGGCCCCTTCGCCGCGGCGTTCGGGGCGCTGGTGTTCGGCTGGTTCTGCGTGCGACTGTCCGGCGTCTACCTGGCCATGCTGACCCTGGCCGTCGCGCAGATCCTGTGGGCCCTCACCTATCAATGGGATGACGTCACGGGCGGCAGCAACGGGCTGACCGGCCTGTGGCCCTCCGCCTGGCTGGCGCAGGGGCCCTGGTTCTATTACCTCACGCTCGCGCTGTGCACGGCGGGGGTCTGGTGGCTGCGCCGGCTGGCGTTCTCGCCGCTGGGCTATGCGCTGCGCGGCGTGCGCGATTCCGACTTGCGCGCGCAGGCGCTGGGCATGGACACGCGCCGCATCCAGTGGGCGGGCTTCGTGGCGGCAGCGTTCGCCGCGGGACTGGCCGGCTCGCTCTACGCCTTTTCCAAAGGAAGCATTGCGCCCGACGTGCTGGCGGTGAGCCGATCCGTGGACGGATTGGTCATGGTGCTGCTGGGCGGCATCCAGACGCTGGCGGGCCCGCTCGTCGGCGCGGCGTCCTACACCTGGCTGCAGGATGCAGCGGCGCGCAGCACCGAGTACTGGCACGCCGTGCTGGGCCTGGCCATCCTGGCGCTCGTCATGGCCTTCCCCGAAGGACTGGCCGGCGCGGCCGCCCGCCTGCGCCGGAGGCCCGCATGA
- a CDS encoding ABC transporter substrate-binding protein produces MIRPCLTLLRRALAPALLALALAPAAPAAAKDKEPPIRIGEINSYKAIPAFLGPYKKGWQLALEEVNAAGGVLGRKLEVISRDDNGNPGDSVRAAQELLAREKVELLFGGFLSNTGLALTDFAKQQEVFFLAAEPLTDKITWQEGNRYTYRLRPSTWMHVAAVAPKALALRKKRWAIVYPNYEYGQSAVATFKAMMQSFQSDVEFVAEQAVPLGKVDAGAVVQALADAKPDAIFNVLFAADLTRFVREGNTRGLFENMPVVSLLSGEPEYLEPLGADTPTGWIVTGYPWYAIDTPENKAFVEAYKKRFNETPKVGSVVGYASLMSIAQGLKAAGSVDTEKLVDAFAGLKVDTPYGPIQYRKIDHQSTMGVYVGVTAVEDGKGIMKDFSYIDGARLQPPDEQVRKMRPAH; encoded by the coding sequence ATGATCCGTCCCTGCCTCACCCTGCTGCGCCGCGCGCTCGCGCCCGCGCTCCTGGCCCTGGCGCTGGCTCCGGCCGCGCCCGCCGCCGCGAAAGACAAGGAGCCGCCGATCCGCATCGGCGAGATCAACAGCTACAAGGCCATTCCCGCCTTCCTGGGCCCCTACAAAAAGGGCTGGCAGCTGGCGCTCGAAGAGGTCAACGCCGCGGGCGGCGTGCTGGGCAGAAAGCTCGAAGTCATTTCTCGCGACGACAACGGCAATCCCGGCGATTCGGTGCGCGCCGCGCAGGAACTGCTGGCGCGCGAAAAAGTCGAGCTGCTGTTCGGCGGCTTCCTGTCCAACACCGGCCTGGCGCTGACCGACTTCGCCAAGCAGCAGGAGGTTTTCTTCCTGGCGGCCGAGCCCCTGACCGACAAGATCACCTGGCAGGAAGGCAACCGCTACACCTACCGCCTGCGTCCGTCCACCTGGATGCACGTGGCCGCGGTGGCGCCCAAGGCGCTGGCGCTGCGCAAGAAGCGCTGGGCCATCGTCTACCCCAATTACGAATACGGCCAGTCCGCCGTGGCCACGTTCAAGGCCATGATGCAGTCCTTCCAGTCCGACGTGGAATTCGTCGCCGAACAGGCGGTGCCGCTGGGCAAGGTGGATGCGGGCGCCGTGGTGCAGGCGCTGGCCGACGCCAAGCCCGACGCGATCTTCAACGTGCTGTTCGCCGCTGACCTGACGCGTTTCGTGCGCGAGGGCAACACGCGCGGCCTGTTCGAAAACATGCCCGTGGTGTCGCTGCTGTCGGGCGAGCCCGAATACCTGGAGCCGCTGGGCGCCGATACGCCCACCGGCTGGATCGTCACCGGCTACCCCTGGTACGCCATCGACACGCCTGAGAACAAGGCTTTCGTCGAGGCCTACAAGAAGCGCTTCAATGAAACGCCCAAGGTGGGATCGGTGGTCGGCTATGCGTCGCTGATGTCCATCGCGCAAGGCCTGAAGGCCGCCGGCTCCGTCGACACCGAAAAGCTCGTCGACGCCTTTGCGGGTTTGAAGGTGGACACGCCCTATGGCCCCATCCAGTACCGCAAGATCGACCACCAGTCCACGATGGGCGTCTACGTGGGCGTGACCGCGGTGGAAGACGGCAAGGGCATCATGAAGGACTTTTCCTACATCGACGGCGCCCGGCTGCAACCGCCTGACGAGCAGGTGCGCAAGATGCGGCCGGCTCACTGA